A single region of the Streptomyces vilmorinianum genome encodes:
- a CDS encoding metallophosphoesterase family protein, which yields MRINVVSDVHGNSGALAKAGEGADALICLGDLVLFLDYADHSRGIFPDLFGVENADLIVELRTARRFDEARELGRRLWSELAVDRDTAIESAVRRQYEELFAAFPNPTYATYGNVDIPDLWPEYAGPGTTILDGERIEIGGLVFGFVGGGLRTPMRTPYEISDEEYAAKVEALGDVDVLCSHIPPDVPELTYDTVARRFERGSGALLDAIRRVRPRYALFGHVHQPLVRRMRVGVTECVNVGHFASTGRPWTLEW from the coding sequence GGGAGGGGGCGGACGCCCTGATCTGCCTCGGTGACCTGGTGCTCTTCCTCGACTACGCCGACCACAGCCGCGGCATCTTCCCCGACCTCTTCGGCGTCGAGAACGCCGACCTGATCGTGGAACTGCGCACCGCGCGCCGCTTCGACGAGGCCCGTGAGCTGGGGCGTCGCCTCTGGTCCGAGCTGGCCGTCGACCGCGACACCGCCATCGAGTCCGCGGTGCGCCGCCAGTACGAGGAGCTGTTCGCGGCCTTCCCGAACCCGACGTACGCGACGTACGGGAACGTCGACATCCCGGACCTGTGGCCCGAGTACGCGGGCCCCGGGACGACGATCCTGGACGGCGAGCGGATCGAGATCGGCGGGCTGGTCTTCGGCTTCGTCGGCGGCGGGCTGCGCACGCCCATGCGGACGCCGTACGAGATCTCCGACGAGGAGTACGCCGCGAAGGTCGAGGCGCTCGGGGACGTCGACGTGCTGTGCAGCCACATCCCGCCGGACGTGCCGGAGCTGACCTACGACACGGTCGCCCGGCGCTTCGAACGCGGCAGCGGTGCCCTGCTCGACGCGATACGGCGCGTCCGGCCGCGGTACGCGCTCTTCGGGCACGTCCACCAGCCCCTGGTCCGGCGCATGCGGGTCGGGGTCACGGAGTGCGTGAACGTGGGGCATTTCGCGTCGACGGGACGGCCCTGGACCCTGGAGTGGTGA
- a CDS encoding SRPBCC family protein, giving the protein MAEHTSSSITIEAAPADVMGVIADFARYPEWTGEVKEAEVLETDAAGRAEKVRLLLDAGAIKDDHTLAYTWTGDNEVSWTLVKSQMLRALDGSYRLAPSGGGERTEVTYQLTVDVKIPMLGMIKRKAEKVIIDRALAGLKKRVESGA; this is encoded by the coding sequence ATGGCCGAACACACCAGCTCGAGCATCACCATCGAGGCAGCGCCGGCCGACGTCATGGGCGTGATCGCCGACTTCGCGCGCTACCCCGAGTGGACGGGCGAGGTGAAGGAGGCCGAGGTCCTGGAGACGGACGCGGCCGGCCGCGCGGAGAAGGTCCGGCTGCTGCTCGACGCCGGCGCGATCAAGGACGACCACACCCTCGCGTACACCTGGACCGGCGACAACGAGGTCTCCTGGACGCTGGTCAAGTCCCAGATGCTCCGCGCCCTGGACGGCTCCTACCGGCTGGCCCCGTCGGGCGGCGGCGAGCGCACCGAGGTGACGTACCAGCTGACGGTCGACGTCAAGATCCCCATGCTCGGCATGATCAAGCGCAAGGCGGAGAAGGTCATCATCGACCGCGCGCTCGCGGGCCTGAAGAAGCGCGTGGAGTCGGGTGCGTAA